In Candidatus Campbellbacteria bacterium, the following are encoded in one genomic region:
- the lnt gene encoding apolipoprotein N-acyltransferase, translated as MKRTHKLLLSLLSGSLLFLSFNIPLLWLLGFIALVPLLLVLKNSQNSREAFAWSFLVGFTHFGAIFSFFFETLPLNWMGVENYPLSLFLVSLIWFITTAIFSSAVGLWGIVAKVFIQNLNSLTTLGLAASWSFAEWLGAFIFSVLSYGNGSYIGGQWTFGHIGYILAEFPPLLSLASVGGIHLLSFTLVVFNLLIFLYIFRFRTLTAFFFALFLVISGLVLFAQEKESEVSLSIAAVQSNIKTDTEVGISDQVEAYMSQRQVIDMFERDSRSPELIILPEGAAYFNRFVPPEKKRFFANFKESGALPKVLDSYGFRPSNQTIVRFRIISENKEEEIYKKILLTPFGEYTPTIMLPLMNIFLDEESGESYRGHNIAERGSDVSTFSVNGAEVGALFCSEVYSPELYRQLATSGSGVLVNSSSHSLFGYYPLLVNQTTKQSKVRAVENGRYFIQAGNVAPTFIVNNKGEVLSKTNEQERESIMYADVPVFSYLTIFSRLGTSPFLIAFLSISLLAFLNTSRKTKAIHNR; from the coding sequence ATGAAAAGAACGCATAAGCTATTACTCTCACTCCTCTCGGGTTCCCTGCTCTTCCTTTCCTTTAACATACCCTTGCTTTGGTTATTGGGGTTCATAGCGCTTGTTCCACTCCTTTTGGTACTGAAAAACTCGCAAAACAGTCGCGAAGCGTTTGCGTGGAGTTTCTTGGTTGGTTTCACACACTTTGGTGCTATATTCTCATTTTTCTTTGAAACGCTACCTCTGAATTGGATGGGGGTAGAAAACTACCCTCTATCGTTATTCCTGGTTTCACTAATCTGGTTCATAACTACCGCCATCTTTTCATCAGCCGTTGGGTTGTGGGGAATAGTAGCGAAGGTATTTATTCAAAACCTAAACTCTTTAACAACTCTCGGCTTGGCCGCTAGCTGGAGTTTTGCAGAGTGGCTGGGAGCTTTCATTTTTTCCGTACTGAGCTACGGCAATGGATCATATATCGGAGGACAATGGACCTTTGGTCATATTGGATATATTCTTGCCGAGTTTCCTCCTTTGCTTTCTCTTGCGTCAGTCGGGGGCATACATCTGTTGTCGTTTACGCTTGTCGTATTCAATCTTTTGATCTTCCTCTATATATTTCGATTTAGAACATTAACTGCTTTTTTCTTTGCACTTTTTTTGGTAATAAGCGGCTTGGTTTTGTTTGCCCAGGAGAAAGAATCCGAGGTTAGTCTTTCTATAGCGGCCGTTCAAAGTAACATAAAGACCGATACGGAAGTGGGTATAAGTGATCAAGTTGAAGCGTATATGTCACAGCGCCAAGTGATAGACATGTTTGAAAGAGACAGCAGGTCTCCGGAACTGATAATACTTCCAGAGGGGGCAGCGTACTTTAACAGATTTGTCCCGCCGGAGAAGAAACGTTTTTTTGCTAATTTTAAAGAAAGCGGAGCGCTACCAAAGGTTTTGGATTCATACGGCTTCAGACCTTCCAATCAAACTATTGTGCGCTTTAGAATAATCAGTGAAAACAAAGAAGAAGAGATCTACAAGAAAATACTGCTGACTCCTTTCGGCGAGTATACTCCCACAATTATGCTTCCCTTGATGAATATTTTTCTTGATGAAGAATCGGGAGAATCATACCGAGGTCACAACATAGCTGAGAGGGGAAGTGATGTATCAACTTTTTCAGTCAATGGCGCTGAGGTGGGTGCGCTTTTCTGCTCAGAAGTGTATTCGCCGGAGCTATATCGACAACTAGCCACCTCAGGATCGGGAGTTCTTGTGAACAGTTCTTCTCATAGCCTATTTGGATACTATCCACTTCTGGTAAATCAAACCACAAAACAATCAAAGGTGCGTGCCGTGGAAAACGGAAGATACTTTATCCAAGCCGGAAACGTGGCACCGACCTTTATAGTAAACAATAAAGGTGAAGTGCTCAGTAAGACAAATGAACAAGAAAGAGAATCAATTATGTATGCTGACGTTCCTGTATTTTCCTACCTAACGATATTCAGTCGACTCGGTACGTCGCCGTTCTTAATAGCTTTTCTTTCCATATCCTTATTGGCCTTTTTGAATACTTCTAGAAAAACAAAAGCTATCCACAATCGTTAA
- the rsmA gene encoding 16S rRNA (adenine(1518)-N(6)/adenine(1519)-N(6))-dimethyltransferase RsmA — protein sequence MINSPDQNKDSSKPKKHLGQNFLSDKKILEKIVNAGDIKGDETVVEIGPGRGSLTRTLLSTGVKVIAVEKDEGLVSFLKETFAEEIESKQLTIIEGDVLEERDALEKKLKDKEYKVIANIPYYITGKILRFIFSLDNLPSSVVLLIQDEVAKRIVSDTESILSLSIKAFGTPVYRGKVKAGSFFPAPKVDSAILAIENISRDFFTTINEADFFKTIRRAFSQKRKTLLNTLFAQDKERGKNILNQVGLEETTRPQEVPLETWQKLLHLLYEKNA from the coding sequence ATGATTAATTCACCTGATCAAAACAAAGACAGTAGCAAGCCCAAAAAACATCTTGGGCAAAATTTTCTCTCCGATAAAAAAATTCTTGAAAAGATCGTTAACGCCGGAGATATTAAAGGTGATGAAACGGTTGTAGAGATCGGCCCCGGTAGGGGATCGTTAACCAGAACTCTTCTTTCAACGGGAGTCAAAGTGATCGCGGTAGAAAAAGACGAGGGACTTGTCTCGTTTTTAAAAGAAACATTCGCTGAAGAAATAGAATCAAAACAACTAACTATTATAGAGGGAGATGTTCTTGAAGAAAGAGACGCTCTCGAGAAAAAACTAAAAGATAAAGAATATAAAGTTATCGCGAATATCCCTTATTACATCACCGGTAAAATTTTACGATTTATTTTTTCTTTGGATAACCTGCCAAGCTCGGTAGTGCTGTTGATACAAGATGAAGTAGCGAAGCGCATTGTCTCAGATACCGAAAGTATATTGTCGCTTTCAATTAAGGCATTTGGAACTCCCGTATATAGAGGTAAGGTTAAAGCCGGTTCTTTTTTCCCGGCGCCGAAAGTTGATTCGGCAATTCTCGCGATCGAGAATATTTCACGCGATTTTTTTACTACCATAAACGAAGCGGATTTTTTCAAAACCATTCGCCGGGCATTTTCACAGAAACGAAAAACGCTTTTAAACACCCTGTTCGCTCAAGACAAAGAACGCGGGAAAAATATCTTAAACCAAGTCGGACTCGAGGAAACCACTCGTCCGCAAGAAGTCCCTCTTGAAACTTGGCAGAAACTGCTACACTTGTTGTATGAAAAGAACGCATAA
- a CDS encoding methyltransferase domain-containing protein, whose protein sequence is MNKNIIEQWKKDEQAHFEGWDFSYLQDRMIEEKPDWDYLSQARQLVYKAESILDVATGGGEKLSKLAPFNERKMVATEGYGPNVKIAKDNLASFGVDVVFIDETEALPFGDESFDLILNRHGGLNVREINRVLQNGGIFFTQQVAGDNLSDLLFFFEEKPTHSENTLSHVKRKLSEAGMSIEEAREWEGKTSFKDVGALVYYLKFVPWVVKDFSVATHLPYLKKIQDKLEAEGSLTFTSKRFLVKAKKS, encoded by the coding sequence ATGAATAAAAACATTATTGAGCAATGGAAAAAAGATGAACAGGCTCACTTTGAAGGATGGGATTTCTCATACCTACAAGATCGAATGATCGAGGAAAAGCCAGATTGGGACTATCTTTCACAAGCAAGGCAATTGGTTTATAAGGCCGAATCCATATTAGATGTTGCAACTGGCGGCGGCGAGAAACTATCCAAACTAGCTCCATTTAATGAAAGAAAAATGGTAGCGACGGAAGGATACGGGCCGAACGTAAAAATAGCGAAAGACAACTTGGCCTCGTTTGGCGTTGATGTCGTTTTTATCGATGAGACAGAAGCCCTTCCTTTTGGAGACGAGAGTTTCGATCTCATATTAAACCGGCACGGCGGATTGAACGTCAGAGAAATAAACCGCGTACTTCAAAATGGAGGTATATTTTTCACCCAACAGGTAGCTGGCGATAATCTCAGCGACCTCCTTTTCTTTTTTGAAGAGAAGCCAACACACTCAGAGAACACACTTTCGCACGTTAAAAGGAAGTTATCCGAGGCGGGGATGAGTATAGAAGAAGCAAGAGAGTGGGAAGGAAAGACATCTTTTAAAGATGTGGGTGCGCTTGTTTACTATCTAAAGTTCGTTCCGTGGGTGGTAAAGGATTTTAGTGTGGCAACTCATTTGCCATATCTAAAAAAGATACAAGATAAACTCGAAGCTGAAGGCAGCCTTACGTTTACATCAAAACGTTTTTTAGTGAAAGCGAAGAAGAGTTAG
- a CDS encoding UvrD-helicase domain-containing protein → MEYLENLNPAQREAVEYTDGPLLILAGAGAGKTKVITTRILHLTRQGIAPEKILAITFTNKAASEMRERVVDLIDKDPSLTIDSRSARPFVSTFHSLGVHILKQHAGYFGLTRHFSIFDRSDSKRIIKRALEKLGIDPKQHDPGKILSVISRKKGEGLTPGTYEEQAKGNIFNELVLQVWREYEKALQEEKALDFDDLLLKTLLLLKKEPKILEHYQNKWSYIHIDEFQDTNGVQYEISRLLAEKHKNICVVGDMDQNIYSWRGANMKHIFDFEEDFPNAHSVLLEENYRSTKTIITVANATIAKNTIRKEKNLFTNNMEGENITLYTSFDEQDEARFIAEKASELIRGGTPPEEIAILYRANFQSRAVEQAMIDMEVPHQVLGTKFFDRKEIKDTLTFLRLALNPDNTTDLSRIINVPPRGIGKTTLMRILANKESELTPAMQKRVADFRTLLKEIRTHALSDTPSETLKFIIRETGMEKAFKDGGDEGREDLENVRELVTLAQRYDELPPEEGIESLLESASLTTDQDSLAEEKQGVKLLTVHASKGLEFDVVFITGLEEGLFPHQRLDEESLSKEAEEEERRLFYVALTRARRKLFLTHALVRTVFGSRNGTVPSEFITGIDEDFLDAEGSGEGGEPIKTVYLDF, encoded by the coding sequence ATGGAATATCTAGAGAATCTAAACCCCGCCCAACGAGAGGCGGTCGAATACACAGACGGGCCGTTACTTATTCTGGCCGGTGCCGGTGCCGGAAAGACCAAAGTCATAACTACCAGAATTTTACATTTGACGAGACAGGGTATAGCCCCGGAAAAAATACTGGCCATAACCTTTACCAACAAAGCGGCGAGCGAAATGCGCGAACGCGTCGTAGATCTTATAGACAAAGACCCTTCTCTTACTATAGACAGTCGCTCCGCGCGACCTTTCGTTTCTACCTTTCATTCTCTGGGAGTTCATATATTAAAACAGCACGCGGGATATTTTGGACTCACTAGGCATTTCTCTATCTTCGATAGAAGTGATTCCAAGCGCATAATAAAGAGAGCTCTTGAAAAACTCGGAATAGATCCCAAGCAACACGATCCGGGCAAAATACTTTCTGTTATTTCCCGCAAAAAAGGGGAGGGGCTTACACCCGGCACATACGAAGAACAAGCCAAAGGAAATATTTTCAACGAACTTGTTCTTCAGGTGTGGAGAGAATATGAAAAGGCGCTGCAAGAAGAAAAGGCGTTAGACTTTGACGATCTGCTCCTAAAAACTCTGCTTCTTTTAAAGAAAGAACCCAAAATATTGGAACACTACCAAAACAAGTGGTCGTATATCCACATCGATGAATTCCAGGATACAAACGGAGTTCAATATGAGATATCACGGCTTTTGGCAGAGAAACACAAAAATATCTGCGTCGTGGGCGATATGGATCAAAATATTTATTCTTGGCGGGGAGCAAATATGAAACACATTTTTGACTTTGAAGAAGATTTTCCAAACGCGCACAGCGTTCTTCTCGAAGAAAATTACCGTTCTACAAAAACCATCATAACTGTGGCCAACGCCACTATTGCGAAAAATACGATCCGCAAAGAAAAGAATCTTTTTACGAACAATATGGAGGGAGAGAACATAACCCTCTATACTTCCTTTGATGAACAAGACGAGGCACGCTTCATAGCCGAGAAGGCAAGCGAATTGATCCGGGGCGGTACGCCTCCTGAAGAAATAGCCATTCTCTACAGGGCAAACTTTCAATCGCGAGCAGTAGAGCAAGCAATGATAGATATGGAAGTGCCACACCAAGTGCTGGGAACTAAATTCTTCGATCGCAAAGAAATCAAAGATACATTGACCTTTCTCAGGCTGGCTCTAAATCCCGACAACACCACCGATCTGTCTCGGATCATCAATGTGCCACCTCGAGGAATTGGCAAGACTACATTAATGAGGATTCTTGCTAATAAGGAAAGCGAGCTGACCCCGGCCATGCAGAAACGAGTCGCTGATTTTCGAACCCTGCTTAAAGAGATTAGAACCCACGCACTATCCGACACTCCATCAGAAACCCTTAAATTCATTATTCGCGAGACCGGCATGGAAAAAGCTTTTAAAGACGGGGGTGACGAAGGACGCGAAGATCTAGAGAACGTAAGAGAGCTCGTCACCCTTGCGCAGAGATATGACGAGCTACCGCCCGAGGAGGGAATAGAGAGCCTTTTAGAGAGTGCCTCATTAACAACGGATCAAGACTCTCTTGCTGAAGAGAAACAAGGGGTTAAGCTTCTAACCGTACATGCTTCCAAGGGACTTGAATTTGATGTGGTATTTATCACGGGACTGGAAGAAGGACTGTTTCCGCACCAAAGACTAGACGAAGAATCTTTAAGCAAAGAAGCTGAAGAGGAAGAGCGCCGGCTATTTTATGTTGCCTTAACCAGAGCTAGGAGAAAATTGTTTTTGACGCACGCTCTTGTACGCACTGTATTTGGTTCACGCAACGGCACGGTTCCCTCAGAGTTCATTACCGGAATAGACGAGGACTTTCTGGACGCCGAAGGATCCGGAGAGGGCGGAGAACCGATCAAAACAGTTTATCTGGACTTCTAA
- a CDS encoding peptidoglycan DD-metalloendopeptidase family protein: MKYAKAEVGTKAIIAVTALLIALPLSIGAQAGAANVSSSNNEEQKGGFSRNAQTISLLRADRGANNNTSQGGGGVEIIDVSALKSSQRTSSEESESSATNTGNVSVYEVSKGDSLGEIAQMFDVSTNTIIWANDLEGSTIQPGQSLVILPMSGVRHEVKEGDTLRSIADKYNGDIDEIREFNEIEEDVALSVGDYVDIPDGEVQETVSTPSPEANSSPSPAPSSGGGWLIRPISGGIKTQGLHGYNAVDLAAPKGTNVMASAPGTVITTKSDRGWNGGYGNYVIVEHANGVQTLYSHLGSVLVSRGQYVVQGQVLGHIGMTGKTTGPHVHFEVRGATNPF, from the coding sequence GTGAAATACGCGAAAGCCGAAGTTGGCACAAAAGCGATAATAGCAGTTACAGCACTGCTAATTGCTCTTCCGCTATCTATCGGAGCGCAAGCAGGCGCCGCCAATGTTAGTTCTTCTAATAATGAGGAACAAAAAGGCGGTTTTTCTCGTAATGCGCAAACGATCTCTCTTCTAAGGGCGGACCGCGGAGCGAATAACAATACCTCTCAAGGTGGTGGTGGTGTTGAAATAATCGATGTTAGTGCTCTGAAGTCGAGCCAAAGAACAAGCTCTGAGGAGAGTGAATCCTCCGCGACTAATACAGGCAATGTCAGCGTCTACGAAGTTAGTAAAGGCGACTCTCTGGGAGAGATCGCCCAAATGTTCGACGTTTCCACCAACACCATAATCTGGGCAAACGATCTTGAAGGTAGCACCATTCAACCCGGACAATCTCTTGTCATATTGCCAATGTCCGGTGTTCGGCACGAAGTGAAAGAGGGAGACACTCTAAGATCAATAGCCGATAAGTACAACGGAGACATTGACGAAATACGAGAATTTAACGAGATCGAAGAAGACGTCGCCTTGTCTGTCGGAGATTATGTAGATATTCCCGACGGAGAAGTTCAAGAGACCGTCTCTACTCCTTCTCCTGAGGCTAACTCGTCTCCGTCTCCTGCACCTTCATCCGGCGGTGGATGGCTGATAAGACCTATTTCAGGCGGCATAAAGACCCAAGGGTTACACGGTTACAACGCGGTAGACTTAGCTGCTCCAAAAGGTACGAACGTTATGGCTTCCGCTCCAGGAACCGTGATCACGACAAAGAGTGATAGAGGGTGGAACGGTGGATATGGAAATTATGTGATCGTGGAGCACGCCAACGGAGTTCAGACCCTGTATTCGCACCTGGGAAGTGTTCTCGTAAGCAGAGGTCAATATGTAGTACAGGGTCAAGTCTTAGGTCATATTGGAATGACAGGAAAGACCACCGGACCCCATGTTCACTTTGAGGTACGGGGAGCGACTAACCCGTTCTAG
- a CDS encoding YifB family Mg chelatase-like AAA ATPase: MGFAKLTSAQIDGLEPKLVSIEIDIARGLNSFTLVGLPDKAVEESHDRVSAAIKNSGFKSPKQKNENVVISLAPAELKKTGPVFDLGIAMAYLLASEEINFAPEKKMFLGELSLNGEIKPINGVLSIVQKAKEEGYLEIFVPKENAEEAALVENVDIYSPSTLNELITHLDPESALERDTKGKLFARSLSAQPKTKPKQLKDSDRNRVSLDDIKGQETAKRGLEIAAAGGHNVLLFGPPGTGKTLLAKAFSSLLSDLSFEEALEVTAIHSAVGKLDQPLLTRPPFRSPHHTSSYVSIVGGGANPRPGEITLAHRGVIFLDEFPQFDRRVIESLREPLEEKRLTVSRSQRSSSFPADFILIAAMNPCPCGNRGSEKDCRCTPSDLARYERKLSGPILDRIDLWIEVGKIEISKLRESTTKKEGDPFAEEEMTKKRIALASSLQSERFKKEEVKRNAQLGPRSITQKINAEDEVYTLIENVANELELSARGYHKVLKVARTIADLNESERVKEKHLLEALQYRQKPIFL, translated from the coding sequence ATGGGCTTTGCTAAACTGACTAGTGCTCAAATAGACGGGCTAGAGCCAAAGCTCGTTTCTATAGAAATAGACATCGCGCGCGGGTTGAACTCGTTCACCTTGGTGGGACTTCCCGACAAAGCAGTAGAAGAATCACACGATAGGGTTTCCGCGGCTATTAAAAACTCGGGGTTTAAATCTCCCAAACAGAAAAACGAGAACGTGGTGATCTCGCTCGCTCCGGCAGAACTTAAAAAGACCGGACCGGTGTTCGATCTGGGTATTGCTATGGCATACCTTCTGGCTTCCGAAGAAATTAATTTTGCGCCCGAAAAAAAGATGTTTCTCGGCGAACTTTCACTCAACGGCGAGATCAAACCTATAAACGGCGTTCTTTCCATAGTCCAAAAGGCAAAAGAAGAGGGCTATTTGGAAATTTTCGTACCCAAAGAGAATGCCGAAGAAGCTGCTTTGGTTGAAAATGTAGATATATACTCACCCTCAACTTTAAACGAACTTATAACTCACTTAGACCCCGAAAGCGCGTTAGAAAGGGATACCAAGGGCAAATTATTTGCGCGCTCCTTATCGGCGCAACCCAAAACCAAACCCAAACAACTAAAAGACAGTGATAGAAATCGCGTCAGTCTCGATGACATTAAAGGCCAAGAGACGGCAAAGCGAGGGCTCGAGATAGCGGCAGCCGGCGGACATAACGTACTTTTGTTTGGCCCTCCCGGCACAGGTAAAACACTTTTGGCAAAAGCATTTTCCTCATTACTTAGCGACCTTTCTTTTGAAGAAGCCCTCGAGGTTACCGCTATACATTCAGCGGTAGGGAAGCTCGATCAGCCGCTTCTGACCAGACCGCCATTTAGGTCTCCGCACCATACCTCTTCTTATGTATCGATAGTTGGAGGAGGAGCGAACCCTCGCCCGGGAGAAATAACGCTGGCTCATCGCGGTGTCATCTTTTTGGACGAATTTCCTCAATTCGACAGGCGTGTTATTGAGTCTCTGAGAGAGCCCTTGGAAGAAAAAAGACTGACCGTTTCCAGATCACAAAGATCCTCAAGCTTTCCGGCAGATTTTATCCTTATAGCCGCTATGAACCCCTGTCCTTGCGGCAATCGGGGGAGCGAAAAAGATTGCCGTTGCACCCCAAGCGATCTCGCGCGCTACGAGCGCAAACTATCGGGCCCCATACTGGACAGAATAGACTTATGGATTGAGGTGGGCAAGATAGAAATATCTAAACTACGTGAAAGCACAACAAAGAAGGAGGGTGATCCTTTTGCCGAAGAGGAGATGACCAAGAAAAGGATCGCTCTAGCCAGCTCTTTACAGTCAGAAAGGTTTAAAAAGGAAGAGGTAAAGAGAAACGCACAATTGGGACCAAGATCTATAACCCAAAAGATAAACGCCGAAGATGAAGTGTATACTCTTATAGAAAATGTAGCTAATGAACTGGAACTTTCAGCGCGCGGATATCACAAGGTACTCAAAGTTGCCCGCACCATAGCCGACTTGAATGAAAGTGAGAGAGTAAAGGAAAAGCATTTGCTTGAAGCGCTGCAATATCGTCAAAAGCCAATATTTTTATAA
- a CDS encoding TraR/DksA C4-type zinc finger protein has translation MRKDIDTNYFKKRLEEEKKLLLEGLGRAGDQHDKLDKENWEGELRDLNIQEADRNEAADEQEEFYETSVITEELESQLRAVNDAIEKIENGTYGICEVSGEPIEKDRLEANPAARTSKAHMND, from the coding sequence ATGAGAAAAGACATAGACACAAACTATTTCAAAAAGAGACTAGAAGAAGAAAAGAAGCTTCTTTTAGAAGGCCTGGGCAGAGCCGGAGATCAACACGACAAACTAGATAAAGAAAACTGGGAGGGCGAGCTCAGAGACCTAAATATACAAGAAGCAGACCGAAACGAAGCAGCTGATGAACAAGAAGAATTTTACGAGACAAGCGTCATAACCGAAGAGTTGGAGTCTCAGCTCAGAGCAGTGAATGACGCTATTGAAAAGATCGAAAACGGCACCTACGGAATTTGTGAGGTTTCCGGAGAGCCCATCGAAAAAGATCGATTAGAGGCAAACCCGGCGGCCAGAACAAGTAAGGCTCATATGAACGACTAA
- a CDS encoding NYN domain-containing protein gives MTIIKHKEQRVAVFIDAQNLYHSAKHLYKSKVNFGEVLDSAVAGRSLIRAIAYVITTETGEEKIFFEALEKLGIETKTKDLQIFYGGAKKADWDVGIAVDAIKLATKVDAVVICSGDGDFVPLVTYIQNKEGSQVEVMTFGKSASARLKEAADDFVDLDEESSKYLINDRRSRRGKKNSKNSRSPKK, from the coding sequence ATGACAATAATAAAACATAAGGAGCAGCGCGTTGCTGTTTTTATTGACGCGCAAAATCTATACCATAGTGCAAAACACCTTTATAAATCGAAGGTAAATTTCGGCGAAGTGCTTGACTCCGCCGTAGCGGGAAGGTCACTTATCAGGGCCATTGCTTACGTGATCACAACCGAAACCGGAGAAGAGAAGATCTTCTTTGAAGCCTTAGAAAAGCTTGGCATAGAGACAAAAACAAAGGACTTACAAATATTTTACGGGGGAGCGAAAAAGGCCGACTGGGACGTCGGAATTGCGGTTGACGCCATTAAGCTAGCTACAAAAGTAGACGCGGTCGTTATTTGCTCGGGAGACGGAGATTTTGTACCTCTGGTCACTTACATACAAAACAAAGAAGGTTCGCAGGTTGAAGTTATGACCTTCGGAAAATCAGCCTCCGCTCGACTTAAAGAAGCGGCGGACGATTTTGTAGACCTAGACGAAGAAAGTTCAAAGTACTTGATCAACGACCGACGCTCCAGACGTGGTAAGAAAAATTCTAAAAATTCCCGGTCTCCAAAAAAATAA
- the rpsO gene encoding 30S ribosomal protein S15, whose product MLSTKKKQTIISKTQTKEGDTGSPEVQVALLTERINSLSAHLKKHYKDQHSRRGLLQMVADRRKHLKYLDKRSPKRATEIRKKLKLK is encoded by the coding sequence ATGCTTAGCACGAAAAAGAAACAGACAATAATTTCAAAAACACAAACGAAAGAAGGGGACACGGGATCTCCGGAGGTTCAGGTTGCGTTACTCACAGAGCGCATCAACTCTCTTTCGGCTCATCTTAAGAAACATTACAAAGATCAGCACTCACGAAGAGGGCTTCTGCAGATGGTCGCCGACCGCAGAAAGCACCTAAAATATCTGGATAAGAGATCTCCAAAGAGAGCCACAGAGATTCGCAAGAAGCTCAAACTAAAATAA
- a CDS encoding site-specific integrase, which produces MNALETYKREFLEHIEIEKGRSLKTVENYDRYLNSFFEFAKISQPDQKLTKN; this is translated from the coding sequence ATGAATGCTTTAGAGACTTATAAACGAGAATTTCTCGAACATATTGAAATTGAAAAGGGGCGTTCTCTCAAAACGGTTGAGAATTACGACCGCTATCTAAATAGTTTTTTTGAATTTGCCAAAATATCTCAACCGGATCAGAAATTAACGAAGAATTAA
- a CDS encoding tyrosine-type recombinase/integrase encodes MNRKRANADGDTLKKKTQNYYLIALRSFLKYLLKRDISTLSPEKIELAKVSDRNLDLITREELNRILAGPDTDSENKNEKLAALRDRAILEMLFSTGLRVSELCSLSREIDLSREEMTIRGKGDKVRIVFISEDAKDAVRAYLKERVDIDEALFISHSKRDINKDGSDVERHLTPRSVERIVEKYAIKAGISKKVTPHVIRHSFATDLLQNGADIRSVQTLLGHADISTTQVYTHVSNSHLKEVYKKYHNKKN; translated from the coding sequence TTGAACCGCAAGCGAGCTAACGCGGACGGAGATACTCTAAAGAAGAAAACGCAAAATTACTATTTGATCGCGCTCAGAAGTTTTCTGAAGTATTTATTAAAAAGAGATATCTCTACTCTTTCCCCCGAAAAAATCGAACTAGCCAAAGTGTCCGACAGAAACCTTGACTTAATTACTCGCGAGGAGCTGAATAGGATCTTAGCTGGTCCGGACACTGACAGTGAAAATAAAAACGAAAAATTGGCGGCGCTTCGTGATCGAGCTATTTTAGAAATGCTCTTTTCTACCGGATTGCGTGTCTCCGAGCTCTGTTCCCTTTCTAGAGAGATAGACTTAAGCCGAGAGGAGATGACCATTAGAGGAAAAGGAGATAAGGTGAGAATTGTTTTTATCTCGGAAGACGCGAAAGACGCTGTTCGTGCCTATCTGAAAGAGCGAGTAGATATAGACGAAGCCCTTTTTATTTCACACTCCAAGCGTGACATCAACAAAGACGGGAGCGACGTTGAAAGACACCTGACGCCGCGTTCAGTAGAAAGAATAGTAGAAAAATATGCTATTAAGGCCGGTATCTCAAAGAAAGTTACTCCTCATGTTATACGGCATTCTTTCGCGACCGATCTTTTACAAAATGGAGCTGATATACGTTCTGTGCAGACCCTGCTTGGCCACGCTGATATCTCCACAACACAAGTTTATACACATGTGTCGAACTCACATTTAAAAGAGGTCTATAAAAAGTATCACAACAAAAAGAATTAG